The genomic interval CGGTTTCAGTCGAGAAGGCTGTATCATCTGGGCGCGCGTGCAGCAGTGCCCGTTCCCGACATGGAGCCCGCAGTATCCGACGGACACGCACGGGAATGCGACCGATGAGCCGTACAACACGGACGGCAACCCATGCGTGGATCACGGCAGCGTAAATGG from Deltaproteobacteria bacterium carries:
- a CDS encoding DUF4372 domain-containing protein; translated protein: MMMFVQISTRCGLRDIVNQFRFQSRRLYHLGARAAVPVPDMEPAVSDGHARECDR